The Belonocnema kinseyi isolate 2016_QV_RU_SX_M_011 chromosome 2, B_treatae_v1, whole genome shotgun sequence nucleotide sequence CAACCCACTGATAACAAAAAACATCGCTATGAcaaagcaaattaaaatttttaataagcatTTGGACAGTGATTTTAATGAACATCTACATAGTGACctaaagaaagaaaattctttaatttttatacatttttaaacacctattacaaaaaaagaaataccaTAAAACAGCAAATTTCATTTTGCAATACAGATCTAAATGTCAAGACCTGTAATATGAAAACAAACATCTTTATAATCCacaaacttgtattatttattgaaaatcttcatttttctaattttgtgcgtatttacaacaacaaaaaccaGTAACCTAacataggaaattttattttccaatccTGGATCTCTTTGcaagatttgaaatgaaattactcACATGAAGTTTTATTACAACGTGTAAGACTGTAATTTGGAAAACCTAATAAATTACAATAGTGCTCTCTGCATTTGCGTGTTGCAGAAGTAATTGAATACGCAAAGCGCCTGGGAATCGACCCGGATGCGGAACCACACCTTTTGGATTTGGCCCGAGAAGGTCTCATGGCGGCGCTACCCAAGGGCTGGTCACCCTGTTTTCATGAAGGCAGTAAAGCCTGGTATTACTACCAAGCATCTACGGGAACCACCACCTGGGAACATCCCCTGGACGCTGTTTACAAGGAACTAGTTGTGCAAGCGAGGGCCGGTAACCGACAGATGAGCGTCGGTACGattgtttaatttctttcgttttcTTCTCTAATTTTTCCCACTAATAGCCTACTCCCTATCTTGAATATTATCTTCTAACAAATTCCACACTTCCgactctaatttaatttaaaactcgatTACTTGtacaaattctttgtaattcccTAAAATTATCGAAGAAGGAAACAAAGGAAGAAATCGACTCGTGAATGCTAACACGGGGTTGCAGAAATAATAAGAACTCTTcctattttaaaggaatttgaacaCCATCGTTTAAACCTACCTAAAAAAAATCCGCGTCATACTTGATATTTCGCGCACTTAAGTCTCTCCTGATTCTTTGAAGCGAATCAATTTGTATCCTCTACGTAGCACTTATCTATCGACGTGTATATAATCACAACGAAACCGTCTAATTATCTTCCGTCGGATTTTCCGCTAGTCGTACCATTAACATGAGAGTGTCTCATGCAAGACTCTTAACTTTGCATAAGATTAAAAgcgtttaagaaatattaatacaTCAACGTTGTCACTTGAAACTCTATGAtcgttataaaaattcatattctatttcaaattttataaataagataCGATATCTAGTGTTATTTATATCCTAATATTGCATGTTTGTTGATTACTAAGCAgggaaaataatcgaaaatagtGTCAGCTCAAGTCAGTCGGTTTCTGTAAAACTTTTCGCGGTATGATTCAGGAGTGTCTCAGTAATAAGTGTTTTCGACGGTTTTGTTCTACCAATCGAAAATATTATAGAGCATCCACTTTTCCCTTTGGCTATAAAGAAGAAAGAGTGGTAGATTGTTCGTAAGAAAGGCTTTTTCGCAGACGAAGACTCTAAGACGACAGCCAAGGACCTCGAATCCCATGAAGACGTGACCTTGCCAAAGGAAAGCATCTCCAGCAAGTCACTTCCGCCACAGACCAAGATCCCCATGAAGCTGGCGCCTCTGAAAAAGCTCAAGAGTGATAGAATCGGTTCTAGAAAGAGGGAACTCTCTTTCGAGAGGGTCCAAAGTTCTAAGGATTTGGACCCTGAAAATCAAAATGAATCGTATTCAGGTCTGACGGATCGAGTCCCGAGGGACTATACGAATCTCAGATTTCAAGACCCCCAGTTTTATGAAAGTCCGAAATTGTTAGATTCACCTATCAAAGGACTGGATTTGAAGGAAGTCCTTAAGAGGTCCGAATCACTTAGTCCTAGGTATGAAAAAGAGTGGGAGCAACTGACTACCAAATTTAGTTCGGAGGAGAACATCATTGATATTGATAGGCTCAGTGCAAGTTCTCTGGCTAAGTCCAACAAGTCAGCTGAGTCTCCGGATAAGGATAAACATCCCAGGCATCCGGGGCAGCAGAAAGAGCTTACGCTTACCGGCGGTGGctcaatttttctcaaaagcAACAGAAGCAGGGATACTACTCCTAGTCAGGACGGCGGCAGGTTCGAGGATTTTCTGATGTTGTCCGGTGAACAAATGATGAGCAGCTCTTCTGGGGATAGGCTTAAATCCATCCTTCGAGAAAAACCCTACGAAGATGGTAAGTTTACATTTCGTTGAtttctattttatgtttttatatcattaatcactatataattaacaattaagtacTGTCATGGAGTAATGGTTGACTCATCGGATCAAAAGAGACAATAACTAGAAGTATGTACTTttagccgctgaatccgaattcacGGTTAGCTTTGCAAAACTAAGTCACGTTTTTATAAcatattttggttttttaaaaatgtcgaaaaactaAATCGGGTTGACAAATTGTTTAATAGTTTGGACCAAATCGAAGCGATAAGTTATCCGGCCACCAAAGGTTGTGACCTATTTAtcctttttatctcattttttaatttgtcacctATTTCACctacattagaaattttttaattttccacctaTCTTGATATTTTGTCACCTTTTTCACCCTCTTTAATTCCAAAGtagaattttatttacaattttaatttatgaaacctTGTGGGACAGTCTTTTTAATTCAGTTCGCGGTTTCTGCTAGTGTCGGAGAATCAGCCGACAacaaattatactgttttttaaatttgggaagacgtgaatttaaactatttaataaataaatttttgacaaaattgttattatttaaattttataagggATGAcgcaaattattaaaaagagttGTCGATCTCTAAAGTGTGTTATTATTTAGACTAATACAGGAATATACTTTTTCCGTCTTGCATCTAATAAAACTTGTAGTTTTCTTTCTAAATCTggcggaaattttattttaaacttcaaaatgaacaaaatggTCGCCATTTTTCTGcaaatgttgaaagttaatttattcaaaaacactAGCCGTTTTCTATTCTTAATTTGTACTTTAGGTTTCTAAAAGTAAGTATCTTTTACATTACGTTTTAAAACGtcatattccaaatttttaccaCAATATATGAAACAAAAGGTTAgaatagtttttttctaaaatgatcatttccatgttttcattaaaaaacgttTTCTCACATTTTCCCCCTGTGCGTCTATTTTTGATgataatcaaaaacaaattttgaacttcacttactttgttttaaaatattttgtttctttcattactatttcacaaaaatatcttATCATCTCTAGAATGATAGCATAAAATAATgtgatgaaaaaaatacaattttatcctACATCATTCACATTTGAGTACAAGATTGATTAAATACGCAAAATAGAAGAAAGCTCCAACagactatttttttctttcttcaagatttcagaatgatttttttactgcTGTATCATGtgaagtttttgtaaaaattgtagattttcgtattttgcaaaaaaattaatgcagaaaaaaatggaataaagaacaaaaagtggaataccTTCATTAGGTCAAAGGTAAtgcgaaattttaaagaaaattttcaaacctttttttatattaattctgtCATTATTTTTCGGAGATACTCATGACATAGTTAAAAAGGATCTTCCGCCGGATTTAGAAAGAAACCTAAAAGATCCCATTTTTTTATCAGTGCGATAGAATACGTATCGTTTTATTTCCTTTGAAATGATTTAGTGGGAATTTGCCGTATTTGATAATCATAGTGTGACgcgtttaacaaataaaaatacgttACATAAGCTTATTAATATGTGTTAATACGTTTATTTTTGTATACAactttttttcacctttttgtcacctccttttgaaaaaaattgccttttttaactttttttaaaaataataggctaaatttatattaaaatttatattaaatttatattaaaatcataTCTAAGTTACAAAAAAGGTctgaaatcatgcatttgttatCAAAACTTTcgcttatatattttttcaagttttgatttttataatgcaCAAAATTGAAGATACTAAATtttcttattcttgaaattaatttaattttattaaagaatatctGTTAAAttctaagaagaaaaaaatattcttttgaggACTTCATTGACATCTAATTAAAGTTCTGAAATGATTCCTCAATATTTTTTATGGGAATATTAACCTAAAATTGCATCTTTAATATATGGAAAAtaattccaataataaaatttaaagaatttataaaagattttgaagaaaattcacttcaaaaaatcgaaaatgcaaaATCTTATTAAAGTTTACTACAGTAACTatcgtaaataaaaaataatctatgcctacaatttaactaaaaaggttgCAAGGATTTTAACGCAAACTACACCAAAGTTGgtcgttttccacaaaaaattttaagaaaatttcttcaagatattttgtggaatatttgactaaaatatCTTAGGGAATTTTCGGTTTACTTTAGGAACAATCCctaaataatctgaaaaaaattcctatataacgatttcaaattttccttAATCTTTGGGAACTTTCACCAACATATATTATTCAAGACAGATGAATAAATTTccccaatttttcgaaaatatttcacattattaaatagaaattttactaaaaatatttggGGAATGTtcgtgaaatttcgaaaaatatcacGTAAGATTCTTGTGACGAAAGCAAGACAcattgtaaaatcatttaaaatttgtaataaaaaatagacaattgAACATGGCTAAAAATCATACTATGTAAATATTAACTAATAATGAATAATatcttatatatatttaaatattattaaataaataataatatctaatatatatttaaataaatcctaatttaatttctttctcatAGAAAATATCTCTTGATTGTTAtccgaaatttttctaatttttgagaaGGCTcatcaaacatgaaaaaatgccCTGCGTTATATGGGGTTTACCCGTTTATTAAATTTCCTAACTTGTTAGAAACTTCTCCAGATTTATCAAATTCTttcaactttttgagaaaaatcgcaacgttaatgaaataaattccctaaattatatgaaacagagaattttcatttaaaaaaaaagagttggtGAAAATCTCCATATTTTTTCTTCCTCATAGAGGAAACTTTTTTACATTGTTGATCTCCCACatttcaaaaaaccaaaaaatattattgccaACGACAATAACTTTGATAATTGATTTGAACTAAAATCTTGGTTATTTCAAtcagaattttctaattaaattctaatAACGGAAGAAAATAACAAGCATTTTTcgtaaaagtttatatttaactcgaaattctggtaattttaagtagaatttttttgcatgattttttaaaacaaattagagaAAATTGAGGGTTCGTTTTTCAAtaattgcaaaaatgtttatatttaaagtaAATGTGCCAAAAACCAgatctcttaaaaaaatatttttgaaaaaacattattttaattgaaaatatttttaaatatacaaaaatatttattttaccaaTGTGTTTCGCAACTAAATTTTCCATTACTAtagtttcttcttcaaaattaagttttctatgGCTTGAATCGataaagcaattttcaaacaattaaaaaatttaactgtttttcaaacatttttaagaagtttcaaaaaattttagaagcaattttttttctttcaaaatatatgaCTGATAATATCATTTTGAGAATTAAAGGGAACTTTTATTTTCTAGAGACTTGATTTTTAGCATGACAACTACTCTTTAATGGAAGCACTAGTGGGAAATAtcatttaaatatcatataataaatgGAACTTGTTCCGGAACGGGAGATGAAGGAAAGgtgaatgaatttttgaatcgaaaacatTAACCGTAAAAAGCCATTTATAAAGCAAATCTCTTAGAATTTGTTCTTTCGCTTTTATTCTGAGACATATTGATATCTGATTCCgtctttaaaatttccattatttaGTGAAAACATCTTTTATGAATAGAAGCAATTTATATTTAGATGTTGGCTGTTTTTAGTATAGTtctgaataataatattctaatattttttacatattttaataaatgtttctaaacataagatgaacgatatttttcttcaaaaataatttaaatgttgcacaaatttaaaaaataattcattctcTGAGACTCGCTGGAACAAgccattcataaaatttttgccATAAAAACGATCATTGACCTATAagtaaattgtttctaaaaaggTTAgccatatatatttaaaaataaatgttactaaCAGTTTAGATGTTTCTGTTTTACATACTAggttaaaattaacatttgaaaatacGCTTTATACCTTTCACTAAAAGAAGTCactttattttgatctaaaaacaAGGTCAATGAAAAGAGCTGCTTTGAAAAAAGTTCGACCTAAAAGTTTTGCTTGATTATTCTTCAAGATAATATCTTgtaaagagtttaaacaaaattcaatctCTTTCCTTCTGGCAGAGGAGAGACCCACAGAAGAGGAACGAAAGAGCGTCCGCTTCGATTTGGAGAAAGAACCAGAGATCAAATTTACATATTCCGGCTCTGATGAAGATTGGGAATCCGATTCGGAAGAGCAGAAGATGAGGATATCAGCAATCGCCAATATAAAGAAGGTCACCTCAGTATTTTCCCTGCAGTCCCAAACGTCGGACCTTACAGATGATTCGCCAGACAATCAAACTCCTAGAGATCCATTCTTTCATCCAACTCTTCCAAAATTAAATCCTTTGGAACGAATGGACAAGTTCCTCAAAAAATCAAAAGTCGTCGGTAAGAGGTTCGTCGTTGAAAACGTTGATGAAGGTGAACACCTTACTCAAGTAGCAAAGGACAAATTGAACGATATCGACGATGATTTATCGCCTCGGAAATTCAGCAACGTCAGGAATATTGACATAGTCTCGAAAAGTGAGACTGATTCCAGCATTGCCTCCAGATCTAGTCTTCTGGATGAAATCCGAAAAAGCAAAGAACTTATGCTCGAGAGTATGAAACTTTCTGATCAGAAAGTAAAAAACAGCAAGCAACGCGAAAAGGATAATGTCTATAATTTAATGAAACTTAAACATGAGCTCGAAGCGGTGAAACGTGATCGAGAAAGCAATACTTCATCCTCTCCAGATGAACCAAAGAACTTAACCAActtcattttgaacaaagaacACGAAGAAACGATAAAATCACTAAGAGCagaattcgaaacgaaattagaagacaaaagaaaagaattagaGGAAAATTTTCAGGAGCAGAAGCTCGCGCTGGAAAAAAATCTCCAAGAGAAATTGGAGAACCTGAGAAAGGAGATGGCTGATAAAGAGGAGCAAGATATAAAGAAACTAGTCAGTGAGATGGATGAGACGAgagatgaaaatttgaagaaggtGAAAAGTGAACTGGAAGTCTGTTACGAAAAGGAGAGACAGGAGATCCTTGCTAATCTGAAAGCTGAACTGGATCAGAGGAAGCGCGAGCTGTTGGAGATCAGGAACCAAGAGATGGAGAAGCTGGAAATTGATCATGAAAAGAGTTTGGATGAcgagaaaaatgcaaaacttAAAGAACAAGACATTGCGAAGCAGCATAGTGAGAGGCTTGAAACCATGAAGAATGAGCTGGATAAGGAGTTCGATGACCTAAAGACTGAGCTTAGATTGCAGCAGAGGGAGAAGATTACCAAGATCACTGAAGAACACGAGAAGTGCCTTGCTGAGATCTTACGGGATTTTAGAACAGACGTAAGTCTTTCTTGAAATTCTTATGGGAGCTCTCATTAATTGACGACCCGAATAAAAGATCACTGTGGCGCTCAAAGTGGTGAGACCCCTGAACCCTTGAATTGAAGCGGCTTTCAGGGGCCCCTTACTCTGAGCGTCAGAAAGTCATAACCGGTGCTTCGATCCGGGCCCTCAATAATGTTCGAGTTTTTTTATGGGGTTGCGTTCGGAAAATCTTACGAATCCttaattaggggggggggggcagtctAAAACATTTCATACGTAAGTTTCTTCTttcttattatttgtttttttaatatgctAATTAGCTTCTGTTTTGGATGTCGAAATCACTTTTTATACTGCTATATTAtgtgtattgtttttttttcattatgtcATATTTCATATTGCATACTTCCAATAAATATAGATTCGAGGAGTTAAACCATTCTTGATATTTAGACGAAATCTcatgaaaaacaatgaaaatcctttaaaacatttataattttcacaatCCCTGAAAATCCTCAAATCCCCTTCATATTTCTTAATAAATCTTTCAATAGATCAAAATTCTCGGAAATATTTCTCTCTCTAAATCACTTCAACTATCTTTTCAAATCTCGTGACTTTCTTTGAAAcctcttaaaatcccttacaaACCCTTAAAATTTACAATCCCTTGAAGTCTGCGAATGtcattcttaatttcttaaaatccctttaaaccttttcaaatctatgaaaatcattgaaattgttCGAAATCCCGTATAATGTTTTAACCTCATTTTTATCCcgttcaaatcccttaaaatatttttaaatatttgctaatgttttaaaatatctttaaatccctGCAAGTCTTCTAAATCTCATTAAAATTCCGTGATATCCTTCAAAATTTGTAAGATTATTTCAGTATCgcatgaaatcattttaaatctattgaattccaatgacttattttttaatctcttaatatatcttaaaattctctaaaacttATGAAGAtacttgaaatatcttgaaacctttaaaaccccataaaaagcccttgcaatttttgaaaatctatgaaAGCTCATTAAAATTTCTAAGCATTGGTTGAAACCTGTGAAATATTTCGAGATCTTACGAAatcttccttgaaatctttaaaattcatttaaatctctaaaaatcctttgaaatcccgtgaaatcataAAAACTCCTTTGTATcacttaaaatccgttaaaatctcttaaaaccttcAAATTCTCATTAAAATCCCATGATATCCgtcaaaattcgtaaaaacatTTCCTGTCATATGTGATcctttaaaaccctttgaaatcctgTGACTTTCTTTGACATAGTTTAGAATCCCTTAATACCctttaaaaactatgaaaatccttACAATGTTATAATCCCTTACAAATCCCTTACACTcctttaaaatccatgaaaattcCTCTAATTTATAATAATcggataaaattgttgaaatttcgtgaaatatttcgaaatcttactagattttttttaaaatcccattaaaatttttaaactcgatGGAATCTTTTAGAGTCGTTTAATATCccgtaaaatatattaaaatttatttaaataatttcaaagctattaaaatttctggaaatttttttaaatcctttaaaatctcgtcaaattataaaaatcagtctATATACCTACTAAAAGCCGTTAAAAtctcttacatttttttgaaatctttttttaaatcttttaaactttctttaaatctcttaaaatcttcaaaatatcatttaaatcctCTGACATCCTTCAGAATCccataaaaatctattaaaatgctGTGTAATATtcggaaatcgtttgaaattccattaaatcttaagaaatcttctcaaatccgtggatatattttgtaatcttcggaaatatcttaaaatccttaaaatcccgtaaaatcacCAAAGTCGCTTTATATCTCTCAAGATCagataaaatctcttaaaattatttgaaatctttgaaaatcttttaaaaattctttaaatcacttCAACTCTTCGAAATCTCATTAAAATGCCCTtatgtcatttaaaatttgttaaattattttagtatcgcataaaatctttgagaatccTTTGAAACCTGCTACTTTCGTTAAATATCTTAAGATCGCTTAAAAcccttcaaatctttttaaatggcTTGAAATccgataaaatatttcttaattcgttaaatcctctaaaatctctgGGAATctaattcaatttcttaaactCCCTTAAAACCTCGTAAAATCTCTTCGAAAAATCGAGATTCTCTGAAATTGCAATAGATAATTTGTCCAATTtgttaaaatctgtgaaaaatctCGTAATCGTTTgggatctttttaaataccctaaaacttTTGTGATGTCCTGAGAGCatatgaaatcccttgaaatcttttttaaatactttcaaatcaatggtaatttttcgaatcttttcgatcttttttttatgaattaattgaaaaatataagatcTTGCATAAGAAGGGAAGGGAGAGGCTTGTACAAATTTTGCGAATCCTAGTAGGggtctaaattttaaaatgttatcctTACGTATTTAATGGACGTTCCCTATTGTTATTTTAAGTTCTAgatgtttcttttaaaattatcttttatttgcATCTCTTACAGTAGGTATCAAGAAACGTATCCGAGAGTGATCATCAGTGGGTCTCTGTAGACAGCGGATCcttttaattatttgacaaatGGGAAAATCAATTCTTATGATGAATATTCCTAAAAGTCTTAGCTAAAATATCCcatgatttatatttattaacattgcatagataaattatgataaataatgttCTATCCAGCAatagttttaagatttatattcgCAGCCCTGGTAAAATATCTGATATTTGAACGATTTAGTAGACATTTGATATTGTTTACTTGTTTATAACTAATAATCatcatatttcaaaaaagtggtaATATTTATTATAACTATTGATGAAATTATCGcttaagtaaacaaaaattacattttttgacggAATTTATTCATTCCTTCTAATTATTCAGTCAGAAAACGTAAGTTGggtattaaattcattttttatattattattacgtAAATCTACTCTTATGaatatttctttctaaaattgtattaaaaataactttttttaacaacttgCAAAAGAAAATTTGGTTTTAGAACTGAAGGGTTACAGAATTAGATAACCAACCTaatcggaatttttcaaaagatcgaataaacctttaataaaatcgaaatccccgtttaaatataaaacaaaaatccaCTCCTGACCGGAAACGTTtctgaattgaaatgaaaaaaatattatcaaaaaagttatcCAGTTTCGAGGAATAGTACGTGGAAGTTGACAAAAGTTACagaagcttatatttttaacttaaattttttgaattttatagagTATTTAAATAACTTATTATCTCAAATTAATGTATGAAACCCATTATGACTTTGAAATTTACCCGGCCCACAAATGAACACTCTCCCAGCTaattctttttatcatttttaatcgttttttttttatagatttagaatttttcatcCGGGAAGAATAGAATGCAATGGAACAGGCTTGAGACACTTTGATTTTTGTTTAGGAAGGACTCGCGCGGAAACTGTATAAGCAGAAGTTGGAGGAAATTCGTGCGGATTTTTCGAGAGACATAGAAAACCAAGTGAAGAAGCAGAGTGATAGAAAGTCGGGACCTCAGGAGAGCGTTGATTTCGAAAAGCTGCGATGCGAAAAGAGGCTGCTTGAAGATAAATACAATACCCTGAAAGAAAAGTATCTCAAATTAAAGAAGGAGGTACGTCTTGCTGTGGAGAGGAGAACCAAGCGGAAGGAAGGAAACACAACAGCTTCTGAAACCGAGAGGTCAACTTCGGCCAGGACAAGAACTGACAAAACGGAGTCCTCAGACCAGAAGTAAGCTTTCTTTCTTTATCCTACTCAACCCTTTTCgacaataattatttcaacaaattatcatttttaaatacaccCAACTGTCAGTTTAGCCACTTGCGGTTTAATAATTCCTATAACTGCTGGTCCGCGCAGTTTCTCAGCGCACGGGTTGAGAGACGGTTGCGACTTTTGCCTGAAAAACACTATGAGCGTAGCGGAAATGCGCAGAGCGTGGGTACTCATTTGAGtttattgcgcaatattatgcgcTCAGATTGGAAATTGTGCAGGCGGTCCTGACTGTTTCCGTTTCGATATTCCCGATTCAGGAACAAGGCTAATTGCAAGCAACCCTCGACTCCGTGACTAAACCGAGAGTCGGGCGTATTTATtcgatcaatatttttatttaaagttaggGTCCATCTATAAACTACGTATGCGAATCCTGCACGATGACGACCTGACCTAAGATtgcaagtcgaaatatattgaattttcaacaaaatagttgaactttgaacgaaGAGAGATAACTTTTCTCaccataaaagataaactttcaatccaaattgaaattttttttaacaaagcggttgaatctttgaacgaaaaaaacgactttcaaaaaatatttaaacttacaacctaaaaatatattttttttaccaattagtggaattaaaaagaaaattactaaaaactgtTCGATTTTCATgccaaagagacgatttttttagaagagagttgaattttccatctgaaaagttgaatttctaacaaaaaaagacgaaatttcaacaaaacacttgcatatttgacgaaaaatatgtctttaacaaactaattaaaatttcaagcaattagttgaattttttacctacgaagatgaattttcaatcaataagaattattttccaccacaaaatggattttcaaccaaacgcatgaatttttaatcaacgaatttaatttttgaatagaaaagatatgtttttaaacaaaaataaaaaatattaatttttggacaaaaattacttttaataaaataaaaaaaaacgaattttcaactagttgatTCTCAAGcacataaatgaaattttaacaaaggagattaacttttttactttctttttcctaaaggaatgaattttcatctaaagtaaagaatcttttaaaaaattaatttgcaaccaaacagttcaacAATCattcaagtagttgaactttcaaccaagaagatcatttttaacaaacaaaaaattaattttctaccaaaaaagatgaattatcaacaaaagatatgcattttgaaacaaataattttaatt carries:
- the LOC117168028 gene encoding centrosomal protein of 164 kDa isoform X1: MSISQDSAATIVCREVFDETSHPSNEEVIEYAKRLGIDPDAEPHLLDLAREGLMAALPKGWSPCFHEGSKAWYYYQASTGTTTWEHPLDAVYKELVVQARAGNRQMSVDEDSKTTAKDLESHEDVTLPKESISSKSLPPQTKIPMKLAPLKKLKSDRIGSRKRELSFERVQSSKDLDPENQNESYSGLTDRVPRDYTNLRFQDPQFYESPKLLDSPIKGLDLKEVLKRSESLSPRYEKEWEQLTTKFSSEENIIDIDRLSASSLAKSNKSAESPDKDKHPRHPGQQKELTLTGGGSIFLKSNRSRDTTPSQDGGRFEDFLMLSGEQMMSSSSGDRLKSILREKPYEDEERPTEEERKSVRFDLEKEPEIKFTYSGSDEDWESDSEEQKMRISAIANIKKVTSVFSLQSQTSDLTDDSPDNQTPRDPFFHPTLPKLNPLERMDKFLKKSKVVGKRFVVENVDEGEHLTQVAKDKLNDIDDDLSPRKFSNVRNIDIVSKSETDSSIASRSSLLDEIRKSKELMLESMKLSDQKVKNSKQREKDNVYNLMKLKHELEAVKRDRESNTSSSPDEPKNLTNFILNKEHEETIKSLRAEFETKLEDKRKELEENFQEQKLALEKNLQEKLENLRKEMADKEEQDIKKLVSEMDETRDENLKKVKSELEVCYEKERQEILANLKAELDQRKRELLEIRNQEMEKLEIDHEKSLDDEKNAKLKEQDIAKQHSERLETMKNELDKEFDDLKTELRLQQREKITKITEEHEKCLAEILRDFRTDEGLARKLYKQKLEEIRADFSRDIENQVKKQSDRKSGPQESVDFEKLRCEKRLLEDKYNTLKEKYLKLKKEVRLAVERRTKRKEGNTTASETERSTSARTRTDKTESSDQKSPLKKPRSNSLTASKSQENQSQGQSAAEDSDDQKLAAGFPGTAITVGAKNILKFESDDATTASEANSNFLSKKKKNFTKKAASTSRINNNNVSSENPVENIRKQLEKLEDLGDQLPSNDTAYTLRYPFQDKCESPRDDTAKLTPVTASSELEFFRHRIHVERDSVRRAREALRQQRSAFQGRQRAWKQRSARTTLEQLVKEERELSDMEVSLHRTRSLLGEKVIHLRHLEQSLERVANAKKNENDVTVVKNDEQTLSDMSSASSGFSSTDLGTDTFIDKPDHYQESTEIIASLENLNSEIREIWGVLNKRQDNNVPPPPTLMYSDLRWLPYQHLTTQPSNVQAAFGTPNIQSNILSQLTAAHPPAANTQNIIAQYGPNSGFTTSVGTVERATSNLMERTRNLRDWLRQARVESSDLVSPGQATL
- the LOC117168028 gene encoding centrosomal protein of 164 kDa isoform X2 encodes the protein MSISQDSAATIVCREVFDETSHPSNEEVIEYAKRLGIDPDAEPHLLDLAREGLMAALPKGWSPCFHEGSKAWYYYQASTGTTTWEHPLDAVYKELVVQARAGNRQMSVDEDSKTTAKDLESHEDVTLPKESISSKSLPPQTKIPMKLAPLKKLKSDRIGSRKRELSFERVQSSKDLDPENQNESYSGLTDRVPRDYTNLRFQDPQFYESPKLLDSPIKGLDLKEVLKRSESLSPRYEKEWEQLTTKFSSEENIIDIDRLSASSLAKSNKSAESPDKDKHPRHPGQQKELTLTGGGSIFLKSNRSRDTTPSQDGGRFEDFLMLSGEQMMSSSSGDRLKSILREKPYEDEERPTEEERKSVRFDLEKEPEIKFTYSGSDEDWESDSEEQKMRISAIANIKKVTSVFSLQSQTSDLTDDSPDNQTPRDPFFHPTLPKLNPLERMDKFLKKSKVVGKRFVVENVDEGEHLTQVAKDKLNDIDDDLSPRKFSNVRNIDIVSKSETDSSIASRSSLLDEIRKSKELMLESMKLSDQKVKNSKQREKDNVYNLMKLKHELEAVKRDRESNTSSSPDEPKNLTNFILNKEHEETIKSLRAEFETKLEDKRKELEENFQEQKLALEKNLQEKLENLRKEMADKEEQDIKKLVSEMDETRDENLKKVKSELEVCYEKERQEILANLKAELDQRKRELLEIRNQEMEKLEIDHEKSLDDEKNAKLKEQDIAKQHSERLETMKNELDKEFDDLKTELRLQQREKITKITEEHEKCLAEILRDFRTDEGLARKLYKQKLEEIRADFSRDIENQVKKQSDRKSGPQESVDFEKLRCEKRLLEDKYNTLKEKYLKLKKEVRLAVERRTKRKEGNTTASETERSTSARTRTDKTESSDQKSPLKKPRSNSLTASKSQENQSQGQSAAEDSDDQKLAAGFPGTAITVGAKNILKFESDDATTASEANSNFLSKKKKNFTKKAASTSRINNNNVSSENPVENIRKQLEKLEDLGDQLPSNDTAYTLRYPFQDKCESPRDDTAKLTPVTASSELEFFRHRIHVERDSVRRAREALRQQRSAFQGRQRAWKQRSARTTLEQLVKEERELSDMEVSLHRTRSLLGEKVIHLRHLEQSLERVANAKKNENDVTVVKNDEQTLSDMSSASSGFSSTDLGTDTFIDKPDHYQESTEIIASLENLNSEIREIWGVLNKRQDNNVPPPPTLMYSDLRWLPYQHLTTQPSNVQAFGTPNIQSNILSQLTAAHPPAANTQNIIAQYGPNSGFTTSVGTVERATSNLMERTRNLRDWLRQARVESSDLVSPGQATL